The Megalops cyprinoides isolate fMegCyp1 chromosome 19, fMegCyp1.pri, whole genome shotgun sequence genome has a window encoding:
- the coq7 gene encoding 5-demethoxyubiquinone hydroxylase, mitochondrial isoform X1 — protein sequence MMQTAVISRTLLTVWTPVFSSLAARTCSNCRAVPYGARQYSVIPPSTSSEEKAMLDRMLRVDHAGEYGANRIYAGQMAVLGRSQSAPLIQSMWDQEKYHLQKFNEILAENRVRPTLLLPLWNVAGFVLGASSALLGKEGAMACTVAVEESISEHYNSQIRALMEANPDRYKELLQMIKEFRDDEMEHHDTGLEHDAEKLPGYWLMKTVIQAGCKAAIYVSERI from the exons ATGATGCAAACGGCTGTTATTTCCCGTACTTTACTGACTGTCTGGACGCCAGTTTTCAGTTCGCTGGCTGCACGGACGTGTTCGAATTGCAGAG CAGTGCCTTACGGTGCCCGGCAATACAGCGTGATACCTCCATCCACGAGCAGCGAAGAGAAAGCCATGCTGGATCGCATGCTCCGGGTAGACCATGCCGGCGAGTACGGAGCTAACCGCATTTATGCTGGCCAGATGGCGGTTCTGGGAAGGAGTCAGTCCGCACCTCTCATCCAG AGCATGTGGGACCAAGAGAAGTACCACCTGCAGAAGTTCAATGAGATCCTGGCCGAGAACAGAGTGCGTCCTACGCTGTTGCTACCATTGTGGAACGTCGCAGGCTTTGTACTTG GGGCGTCCTCCGCCCTGCTGGGGAAGGAGGGTGCCATGGCCTGCACTGTGGCCGTGGAGGAGAGCATCTCCGAGCACTACAACAGCCAGATCCGGGCCCTGATGGAGGCCAACCCAGACCGCTacaaggagctgctgcag ATGATTAAGGAGTTCCGTGATGACGAGATGGAGCACCACGATACCGGGCTCGAGCATGATGCTGAAAAA TTACCTGGCTACTGGCTGATGAAGACTGTGATCCAGGCTGGCTGCAAAGCTGCAATATATGTCTCTGAGCGGATATAG
- the coq7 gene encoding 5-demethoxyubiquinone hydroxylase, mitochondrial isoform X2 → MMQTAVISRTLLTVWTPVFSSLAARTCSNCRVPYGARQYSVIPPSTSSEEKAMLDRMLRVDHAGEYGANRIYAGQMAVLGRSQSAPLIQSMWDQEKYHLQKFNEILAENRVRPTLLLPLWNVAGFVLGASSALLGKEGAMACTVAVEESISEHYNSQIRALMEANPDRYKELLQMIKEFRDDEMEHHDTGLEHDAEKLPGYWLMKTVIQAGCKAAIYVSERI, encoded by the exons ATGATGCAAACGGCTGTTATTTCCCGTACTTTACTGACTGTCTGGACGCCAGTTTTCAGTTCGCTGGCTGCACGGACGTGTTCGAATTGCAGAG TGCCTTACGGTGCCCGGCAATACAGCGTGATACCTCCATCCACGAGCAGCGAAGAGAAAGCCATGCTGGATCGCATGCTCCGGGTAGACCATGCCGGCGAGTACGGAGCTAACCGCATTTATGCTGGCCAGATGGCGGTTCTGGGAAGGAGTCAGTCCGCACCTCTCATCCAG AGCATGTGGGACCAAGAGAAGTACCACCTGCAGAAGTTCAATGAGATCCTGGCCGAGAACAGAGTGCGTCCTACGCTGTTGCTACCATTGTGGAACGTCGCAGGCTTTGTACTTG GGGCGTCCTCCGCCCTGCTGGGGAAGGAGGGTGCCATGGCCTGCACTGTGGCCGTGGAGGAGAGCATCTCCGAGCACTACAACAGCCAGATCCGGGCCCTGATGGAGGCCAACCCAGACCGCTacaaggagctgctgcag ATGATTAAGGAGTTCCGTGATGACGAGATGGAGCACCACGATACCGGGCTCGAGCATGATGCTGAAAAA TTACCTGGCTACTGGCTGATGAAGACTGTGATCCAGGCTGGCTGCAAAGCTGCAATATATGTCTCTGAGCGGATATAG